The Podospora pseudocomata strain CBS 415.72m chromosome 1 map unlocalized CBS415.72m_1, whole genome shotgun sequence genome has a segment encoding these proteins:
- the CSR1_1 gene encoding phosphatidylinositol transfer protein csr1 (COG:O; EggNog:ENOG503Q3ZN), translating into MFRPLLPRGCSALPRPSSLFHQLPTAPFSSTFSSSIQSNIRNSVRAFSVSSINMAPQVFFKVSWSGPTGFDSQGRPNNEIAEQEGTIKFNLYDDVVPITTRNFRELCTGQNGFGYKGSSFHRIIPEFMLQGGDFTRGNGTGGKSIYGEKFADENFQIKHTRPGLLSMANAGPNTNGSQFFITTVKTSWLDGRHVVFGEVADDDSMHVVKLLEATGSGSGAIKPGLKKPTIEDSGEIN; encoded by the exons ATGTTTCGACCCCTCCTACCCCGCGGTTGCTCTGCTCTTCCTCGACCTTCCTCCCTCTTTCACCAACTTCCCACTGCTCCATTCTCTTCCACCTTTTCGTCGTCTATCCAATCCAACATCAGAAACTCCGTTAGAGCTTTCTCAGTCTCATCAATCAACATGGCCCCTCAAGT CTTCTTCAAGGTCTCTTGGTCTGGTCCCACCGGCTTCGATAGCCAGGGCCGCCCCAACAACGAGATCGCCG AGCAGGAGGGTACTATCAAGTTCAACCTCTACGACGACGTtgtccccatcaccacccgtAACTTCCGTGAGCTCTGCACTGGCCAGAACGGCTTCGGCTACAAGGGCTCTTCCTTCCATCGCATCATCCCCGAATTCATGCTCCAGGGTGGTGACTTCACCCGTGGCAACGGCACCGGTGGCAAGTCCATCTACGGCGAGAAGTTTGCCGACGAGAACTTCCAGATCAAGCACACCCGCCCTGGTCTCCTCTCCATGGCCAACGCCGGCCCCAACAC CAACGGCTCCCAgttcttcatcaccaccgtgAAGACCTCTTGGCTCGATGGCCGCCACGTCGTCTTCGGCGAGGTTGCCGATGATGACTCCATGCACGTCGTCAAGCTCCTTGAGGCtaccggctccggctccggtgCCATCAAGCCTGGTCTCAAGAAGCCCACCATTGAGGACTC
- the ENT3 gene encoding Epsin-3, clathrin recruitment and traffic between the Golgi and endosome (COG:F; BUSCO:EOG09263WB5; EggNog:ENOG503NTVR) has translation MDLNSLRQTVTNLTLYDVKAGVRKVQNAVMNFTEMEAKVREATNNEPWGASSTQMQEIADGTFNYQTLNEIMPMIYRRFTEKSAEEWRQIYKALQLLEYLIKHGSERVIDDARSHITLLKMLRQFHFIDQNGKDQGVNVRHRAKELAELLGDVDRIRSERKKARAIKGKFVGMQGGSGMGSSSRYGGFGSNSDGYSGGGGGGSSSTYGGDAGGVYGDGGGFGGQQSSDFGRTQARGEQFEEYDEFDGDERPAGGALSSSAPRVKRDTSERAGVKKTTEPAKKKAPEVDLFSFDEPATTSTPPLADAPAASSAALTNDDDDFDDFQSAVPAVAAAPATQFAAPQPVSAPQQANLSGMVAMSSISPPPSSTATPSGNFSAFSTPLSATTLSPAAKPAGFQASTPNYFSSVQAASPAAPVAKPAAAPASFGGLKPVTSGSKPAAPAAGGDAFGSLWSQASVGLKKSTPTGPGPTIGQLAKEKSSAGIWGAASSSSPAAAKPAGSKPLGNGLNDLLG, from the exons ATGGATTTGAACAGTCTCCGGCAGACCGTCACCAACCTGACACTTTACGATGTCAAGGCCGGTGTGCGCAAGGTCCAGAATG CCGTCATGAACTTCACCGAGATGGAGGCCAAGGTGCGCGAGGCCACAAATAACGAACCTTGGGGCGCATCCTCGACTCAGATGCAGGAGATTGCGGATGGCACTTTCAACTA CCAAACCCTGAACGAGATTATGCCCATGATCTATCGCCGCTTTACCGAAAAGTCTGCCGAAGAGTGGCGCCAGATCTACAAGGCCCTCCAACTTCTCGAGTACCTGATCAAGCACGGCTCTGAGCGCGTTATCGACGATGCTCGCTCCCACATTACTCTGCTCAAAATGCTTCGCCAGTTTCACTTCATTGACCAAAACGGCAAAGACCAGGGTGTTAACGTTCGCCATCGCGCCAAGGAACTTGCTGAGCTTCTTGGGGATGTTGACAGGATCCGGTCGGAGCGCAAGAAGGCACGTGCGATCAAGGGCAAGTTTGTAGGCATGCAGGGTGGGTCTGGAATGGGAAGCAGCAGTCGATATGGTGGCTTTGGGAGCAACTCGGACGGGTACAGtgggggcggcggtggtggcagcagctCGACttatggtggtgatgctggagGTGTGTacggggacggtggaggcTTCGGCGGACAACAAAGCAGCGATTTTGGTCGAACACAAGCACGCGGGGAACAGTTTGAGGAGTACGATGAgtttgatggggatgaaCGGCCAGCTGGTGGTGCTTTGTCTTCAAGCGCCCCAAGGGTGAAGCGAGACACATCCGAAAGAGCCGGTGTTAAGAAGACCACTGAaccggcgaagaagaaggccccTGAGGTCGATCTGTTTTCGTTCGACGAGCCCGCGACAACCTCTACCCCTCCCCTGGCTGATGCCCCGGCTGCTTCGAGCGCTGCACTCACcaatgatgacgacgacttcGACGATTTCCAATCGGCAGTgccggctgttgctgctgcccctgcGACCCAGTTCGCCGCTCCCCAGCCTGTCTCTGCCCCCCAACAAGCCAACCTGAGCGGCATGGTCGCCATGTCTTCTATCTCTCCGCCGCCAAGCTCAACCGCCACGCCCTCCGGCAACTTTTCGGCCTTCTCAACGCCTTTGTCTGCGACTACTCTCTCTCCTGCTGCGAAGCCAGCAGGGTTCCAAGCCTCTACACCAAACTACTTTTCTTCGGTTCAGGCGGcatctccagcagcacctgTGGCaaagcctgctgctgcccctgccTCCTTCGGCGGGCTGAAGCCAGTCACCAGTGGCTCCAAGCCAGCAGCACCCGCAGCTGGAGGTGACGCTTTCGGTTCTCTCTGGTCTCAAGCCAGTGTAGGCCTCAAGAAGAGTACCCCCACTGGGCCTGGGCCGACAATTGGACAGCTcgcgaaggagaagagcagTGCTGGCATCTGGGGTGCGGCcagctcttcttctcccgctGCTGCTAAGCCTGCGGGTAGCAAGCCGCTTGGCAATGGTCTTAATGATTTGCTGGGCTGA
- a CDS encoding uncharacterized protein (EggNog:ENOG503PP9K) — protein MDTRSLRPQGFLGYFVLVVRILSIVASGLVVGFTVNFIVAFNKAGLGLPPTIVALAALTSTALLYTLVTITSFSRRFVPYIATIVLDFVLLIPAVIVTVLLAQPVTKRSCAAIAPSTTFTITVPPNTSFGQTTFPSNTNGKEACYRVFAIWISLIVLSALFILSTLSSLLLQLRERKLQRQEYDFNENSSDPLNRPGTDFFTQRPITIISNPSRDYSTGRKPENKWDSFADWDRDLDEKKSQWRPASQRIDSWNTASSTTLPYKTKDEIPRSNTREYRPRNNRLDSPTLPNRPSDLAKAYRAYRTTGATPTSPSTRPRSRQRGLPGNPQ, from the exons ATGGACACCAGATCGCTACGGCCTCAGGGCTTTCTCGGTTACTTCGTTCTCGTTGTGCGGATTCTGTCGATAGTTGCTTCGGGGCTTGTTGTAGGGTTCACGGTCAACTTCATAGTTGCTTTCAACAAAGCAGGACTTGGGCTGCCGCCAACAATTGTGGCATTAGCGGCTTTG ACCAGCACAGCACTGCTCTATACCCTAGTCACTATTACAAGCTTCAGTCGGCGATTCGTCCCATATATCGCCACTATAGTTCTGGATTTCGTCCTTCTTATTCCAGCTGTAATTGTCACAGTACTCCTGGCCCAGCCCGTGACCAAAAGGTCATGCGCCGCCATCgctccttcaaccaccttCACAATTACCGTGCCACCCAATACCTCATTCGGCCAAACAACATTcccatccaacaccaacgggAAAGAGGCCTGCTACCGGGTATTCGCCATCTGGATCTCCCTCATCGTCCTTTCTGCCCTGTTCATCCTCAGCACGCTTTCCTCCCTCCTACTCCAACTGCGTGAGCGCAAGCTTCAACGACAGGAATACGACTTTAACGAAAATTCGTCCGACCCTCTCAACCGCCCCGGCACCGATTTCTTCACCCAACgtcccatcaccatcatctccaacccctctAGAGATTATTCCACCGGCCGCAAGCCCGAAAACAAATGGGACAGCTTCGCCGACTGGGATCGCGACCTCGACGAGAAAAAGTCCCAATGGCGCCCAGCAAGTCAAAGAATCGACAGCTGGAACaccgccagcagcaccacccttcCATACAAAACCAAAGACGAAATCCCCCGCTCCAACACAAGGGAATACCGCCCCCGCAACAACCGTCTCGACTCCCCtaccctccccaaccgcccCTCTGACCTCGCCAAAGCCTACCGTGCCTACCGCACCACCGGAGCgactcccacctccccctccacccgccCCCGCTCTCGACAGCGAGGTCTACCGGGTAACCCCCAGTAG
- a CDS encoding uncharacterized protein (COG:S; EggNog:ENOG503P0WT): MTTRTRSSEGCWTCRLRRKKCDETRPVCEGCSTLGIDCLYSEEKPQWMDGGDWQKARGEWVKQEIKRVAAQRREKRYMKDLESGVGEIGLDMGRVEVGVITTGTLQLLSGVSVGGGDGGDTVGGVTILPDGEKGSGMGVETDNIPTGATSTDTTAIATPCSSSSPPPSNIPSRHQQTDSADPDGEDHTGIPASERDAHRTMFYLDYVFPFLFPFYRPTLLDFGRGWLLVLLQRNQALFHVAQTMAGYFYGIILSSEDNKEDVPELCKSHNFDAIQREQELGLQWLRRAIQGVVDKGVEGHLKEASEVVACIVQLLTSEVAVGNGWNWRVHLDAAAQLWGETWRFHGIGRVDVGGEEGEREVVCFMMLLLQLGTNPKSFTPMGQPWGTGQATLRFFSAQLLFLDVVGSTALGEGPRLQRWHGHLLDTIGREELERIVGVKVKEKEMDLPHLKLVEFIGLENWVVVAVGQVAALDGYKKERKRMGALSVTELVERARVIQRRIRDGLAGLGEPEVKHACPSSGPVPKDHPLLHFTAQGMISPQSMHSTAVHTRIWAQATLTYLQVVISGWQPASQEIHHSVTETLNLMLYCVPAPACLRVLVWPFTVTGCLAAPEQEQIFRDMVAAMGCLRNFGTIKEGLAIMEHVWANRAQIEQNADQWDIAACLSCLGQPSLLI; encoded by the coding sequence atGACAACCCGAACGAGATCCTCCGAGGGGTGTTGGACCTGCCGACTCCGCCGCAAAAAGTGCGACGAAACCAGGCCGGTGTGCGAGGGCTGCAGCACGCTGGGGATCGACTGCTTGTACAGCGAGGAAAAGCCACAGTGGATGGACGGCGGGGATTGGCAAAAGGCAAGAGGGGAGTGGGTGAAGCAGGAGATCAAGAGGGTTGCTGcccagaggagggagaagaggtaCATGAAGGATTTGGAGTCCGGTGTTGGGGAGATAGGGTTGGATATGGGaagggttgaggttggcgtCATCACGACGGGGACACTGCAGCTACTATCTGGTGTtagtgttggtggtggtgatggtggcgacactgttgggggggtgaCAATACTACCAGATGGCGAGAAGGGTAGCGGGATGGGCGTTGAAACCGACAATATCCCAACCGGCGCCACATCAaccgacaccaccgccattgCGACaccttgctcctcctctAGTCCCCCGCCTTCAAATATCCCGTCccgtcatcaacaaactGACAGCGCTGACCCAGATGGAGAAGACCACACCGGCATCCCCGCCTCCGAGCGCGACGCCCACAGAACAATGTTCTACCTCGACTAcgtcttccccttcctcttccctttCTACCGCCCTACCCTCCTCGACTTTGGTCGCGGCTGGTTGCTCGTCCTGCTACAGCGCAACCAAGCCCTCTTCCACGTCGCACAGACAATGGCGGGGTACTTTTACGGTATCATCCTCTCCAGCGAAGACAACAAAGAAGACGTCCCCGAGCTGTGCAAGAGCCATAATTTTGACGCCATCCAACGGGAGCAGGAGTTGGGGCTGCAGTGGTTAAGAAGGGCGATTCAGGGGGTCGTCGACAAAGGTGTGGAAGGGCATCTCAAGGAGGCGAGCGAGGTGGTGGCCTGTATTGTTCAGCTACTGACGAGCGAGGTCGCGGTAGGGAATGGATGGAATTGGAGGGTGCATCTTGATGCGGCGGCGCAGTTGTGGGGTGAGACGTGGAGGTTTCATGGGATCGGAAGGGTtgatgtgggaggggaggagggagagagggaggtggtgtgctTTATGATGTTGCTTTTACAGCTGGGCACGAATCCAAAGAGCTTTACCCCGATGGGGCAGCCTTGGGGCACGGGGCAGGCTACGTTGCGGTTTTTTAGCGCGcagttgttgtttttggatGTGGTGGGGAGTACGGCTTTGGGTGAGGGACCGAGGTTGCAGAGGTGGCATGGGCATTTGTTGGATACTATCGGGAGGGAAGAGTTGGAACGGATTGTGGGGGTGAAGgtaaaggagaaggagatggactTGCCGCATTTGAAGTTGGTGGAGTTTATTGGGTTGGAGAattgggttgtggtggcTGTTGGGCAGGTTGCTGCGCTGGATGGGTataagaaggagaggaagaggatgggggcGTTGTCGGTGACGGAGTTGGTCGAACGGGCGAGGGTGATTCAGAGGAGGATTCGGGATGGGTTGGCGGGATTGGGAGAGCCGGAGGTTAAACATGCTTGCCCATCCAGCGGGCCTGTGCCGAAAGACCATCCACTGTTGCATTTCACGGCACAGGGCATGATTTCACCTCAATCTATGCACAGTACTGCTGTACATACGAGAATCTGGGCTCAGGCAACGTTGACATATCTCCAAGTGGTCATTTCTGGGTGGCAGCCAGCAAGTCAGGAGATACACCACTCGGTCACAGAGACTCTTAATCTGATGCTTTATTGCGTTCCAGCACCAGCCTGTCTCAGAGTATTGGTTTGGCCATTCACTGTTACCGGATGTCTGGCTGCTCCAGAACAGGAGCAAATATTCCGGGATATGGTCGCCGCCATGGGGTGCTTGAGGAATTTTGGCACCATCAAAGAGGGACTGGCCATCATGGAGCACGTATGGGCAAACCGGGCCCAGATCGAGCAAAATGCAGACCAGTGGGATATCGCCGCATGTTTAAGTTGTCTGGGTCAGCCTTCGCTCCTGATCTGA
- a CDS encoding uncharacterized protein (EggNog:ENOG503Q3XV; COG:S), which produces MASPRVTLFLSIPFMIIGFLLSRSPSMMTSVSPSKPWADGPMKLITTPQFQTKKTDIFTSGATHMALLHNSILRGYNSIYHQAPLLLDQDKADFIGYALAWYRFVKSHHDDEEASLFTKVEELLQDKTVFEETHHEHESFLAGLAEFEKYLSGLQSPTDFSADELLQIMSTFQEPFEKHFHSEISTIAKFSEHPNAPKEGTPENTAAAATFKAWGKSTVTKAGMTDVVPFFLLNLDRTVEDGMWAHWPPMPAPIKWGLINIAGAFHSGWWKFASCDANGQPQELWAYRAAAIKAQKEEQARA; this is translated from the exons ATGGCGAGCCCAAGAGTAACTCTGTTTCTCTCTATTCCGTTCATGATTATTGGCTTTCTGCTAAGCCGCTCACCGTCCATGATGACCTCTgtttccccctccaaaccttGGGCTGATGGGCCCATGAAGCTCATCACTACGCCCCAGTTCCAGACCAAGAAGACTGATATCTTCACATCGGGAGCCACCCATATGGCTTTGCTCCATAACTCCATCCTCCGCGGCTACAATTCCATCTACCACCAGGCTCCGCTGCTGCTCGACCAGGACAAGGCCGACTTCATCGGCTATGCCCTCGCTTGGTATCGCTTCGTGAAGTCACAccacgacgatgaagaggcatctctcttcaccaaggtggaggagctgctgcAGGACAAGACGGTGTTTGAGGAGACTCATCATGAGCACG AATCTTTCCTTGCCGGCCTAGCTGAGTTTGAGAAGTACCTCTCCGGCCTCCAATCTCCCACCGACTTCTCCGCCGACGAGCTTTTGCAAATCATGAGCACGTTCCAAGAGCCTTTCGAGAAACATTTCCACAGCGAGATATCCACCATTGCCAAGTTCTCCGAGCACCCCAATGCGCCGAAGGAGGGCACTCCCGAGAACACTGCCGCGGCGGCTACATTCAAGGCATGGGGCAAGAGCACTGTTACCAAGGCCGGCATGACGGATGTCGtgcccttcttcctcctcaacttggACCGTACGGTCGAGGATGGGATGTGGGCCCACTGGCCTCCCATGCCGGCACCGATCAAATGGGGCTTGATCAACATCGCGGGGGCTTTCCActcggggtggtggaagttTGCGTCTTGTGATGCGAATGGTCAACCGCAAGAGCTGTGGGCTTATCGTGCTGCGGCAATCAAGGCAcaaaaggaggagcaggccaGGGCTTAG
- a CDS encoding uncharacterized protein (COG:S; EggNog:ENOG503P5G4) → MASTKPFIRVRKAELADTDAIVRIHYEAFDDDVMNQLMYPGGATEASRKRFGERVFPRPQSDEELAKNGETILNVAEYFPEGPDGPGEVVAFSKWVLHRNPRTEEQWKSEDYVPTVENFGEGADLSVINAFIGELNRKQRDHAKGEAALFLGILACSPDRQRLGAGSALVKWGTDLADSLRLPTRLESSPVGYAVYRKFGFEDVDVLDMKVKETWGVTKEEGRYWGENNAVALAGPVPEGVMRSVIMRRPVKRRGSAA, encoded by the exons ATGGCTTCCACCAAACCCTTCATCCGAGTCCGCAAAGCCGAACTGGCCGATACTGATGCCATTGTCCGAATCCACTACGAAGCCTTTGACGATGATGTTATGAACCAGCTCATGTATCCGGGTGGTGCCACAGAAGCCTCGCGGAAAAGGTTCGGGGAGCGGGTTTTTCCCAGACCCCAATCAGATGAAGAGCTAGCGAAGAATGGAGAGACTATCTTGAACGTTGCTGAATACTTTCCCGAGGGCCCTGATGGGCCTGGTGAAGTGGTTGCTTTCTCCAAGTGGGTTCTTCACCGAAACCCTCGGACGGAAGAACAGTGGAAGTCGGAGGACTATGTGCCCACTGTCGAGAACTTTGGCGAGGGCGCTGATCTTTCTGTGATCAATGCTTTTATTGGAGAGTTGAACAGGAAGCAGAGGGACCACGCGAAGGGCGAAGCAGCTTTGT TCCTCGGTATCCTTGCTTGCAGCCCGGACCGACAGCGACTGGGCGCCGGATCGGCTCTTGTGAAGTGGGGAACCGATCTTGCCGACAGCCTTAGGCTTCCCACCAGGCTCGAGTCTTCTCCTGTTGGATATGCCGTTTACCGGAAGTTTGGGTTCGAGGATGTGGACGTGTTGGACATGAAGGTCAAGGAAACATGGGGCGTCACCAAAGAAGAGGGTCGGTACTGGGGGGAGAACAACGCTGTAGCACTTGCCGGGCCTGTGCCCGAGGGTGTGATGCGGTCTGTTATCATGAGGCGGCCTGTCAAGCGTAGAGGTAGTGCTGCATGA
- a CDS encoding uncharacterized protein (COG:S; EggNog:ENOG503PEV2) — protein sequence MLSKTILTIAAALVVLAQTAQASQAPIPGYGVVDIQFDLPIYPGNATSETVPIIGTIEHAVAHMEALYPGWNQSLFKLPSQRHFVYDDSDRNIIPESFNCWGRWKGCSWSAIARGIDYLWQLPIYPMPTNGPGPGNCGRVSCSYDSAIWWCNDNDFSKTVRWINISAGAEYMNGAFGSFWGNKGKCVDSDDGAWQSAGQAFYPGNFNVILNADKC from the exons ATGCTTTCCAAGACCATTCTGACCATCGCTGCCGCCTTGGTCGTCCTGGCCCAGACTGCCCAGGCCTCGCAGGCCCCCATCCCCGGCTACGGAGTCGTCGACATCCAGTTCGACCTGCCCATCTACCCCGGCAATGCCACCAGCGAGACTGTGCCCATCATCGGTACCATTGAGCATGCCGTTGCCCACATGGAAGCTTTATACCCCGGTTGGAACCAGTCTTTGTTCAAGTTGCCCAGTCAGCGTCACTTTGTCTATGATGACTCCGACCGCAACATCATCCCCGAGAGTTTCAACTGCTGGGGCAGATGGAAGGGTTGCTCATGGTCGGCCATTGCGAGAGGAATCGACTATCTCTGGCAACTTCCCATTTACCCTATGCCTACCAATGGCCCTGGACCTGGCAACTGTGGCAGAGTCAGCTGCAGTTACGACTCCGCCATTTGGTGGTGCAATGAT AACGACTTTTCAAAGACTGTGAGATGGATCAACATCTCCGCGGGGGCCGAATACATGAACGGGGCCTTTGGGAGCTTCTGGGGCAACAAGGGGAAGTGTGTGGACTCAGATGATGGCGCCTGGCAGAGCGCGGGTCAGGCGTTCTACCCTGGGAATTTCAACGTCATCCTCAACGCTGACAAGTGCTGA
- a CDS encoding uncharacterized protein (COG:B; EggNog:ENOG503PAXH), producing MAVVLPSPPVTASPGLDGVVTKPDTTTRAPRVKPTKEDLLKTHAVHVQKQANSPENAPRPVKQPNLALAYPASTKSIREVDIIPLSQLEVNSHHRGSGLILKVISPPFLGAGAVSIVEDEFGNVDKISIYNQNDSSILSGVPEGCIIGVKEPYYTINGKNADGSEDYMICVDHPSDVTLIRFTDPIIPEPLRLGPLLKTAEDWKKAGDTAFLEKDFPTAVFCYTEALDCAEDEGFKPSIYTKRAGTSLILGRYDSAKEDALASRTGTSTDWKAYYTAGRACYGLCNYSESKEYLSKALELNPTNPAIKKEYERCLARLHEEETGDYDFEAIYKSLSPKNVHLDLGSFTRNTEVKASPLHGRGLFATKDLAPGDLVFAEKATLMPNQYEPMRASAALYALTVRQLLDNPSLCKSVLQLYPGEMTYERNPLEGTLVDGVPVLDVFVIEGLRNKNCFSVPLSTLEDTRPTAQEGRQAKGLWVHASNLNHACVPNTLRSFLGDMLISRATRHIKAGEEIFQQYVPVKSLPDVRNGVYKDGWGFECSCTLCVAELKQSSEASREKRKDLLAQVEKILNKKTPRAKTIIPDATIRSVDKLMKQLEEAHEPEIYGRLPRLTLIYGSNWLVGAYRGKKNYSKTIRHAVKVLRNFGFEMPQGAESQDKVWDPRQMFFSEEWHSLMTIHVVVALRRLAEAYNGLGKKEMAERSVEAAEFGYMLVTGFKNDLSNLDR from the exons ATGGCAGTTGTActtccctcaccacccgTCACCGCCAGCCCTGGGCTCGACGGCGTGGTCACCAAACCAGACACCACCACGAGAGCACCGAGAGTCAAGCCAACGAAAGAGGATCTCCTCAAGACGCACGCCGTCCACGTCCAGAAACAGGCCAACTCGCCCGAAAACGCGCCGAGACCCGTCAAGCAGCCCAACTTGGCGCTTGCCTATCCTGCTTCGACAAAGTCGATTCGCGAAGTTGATATT ATCCCTCTATCACAACTCGAGGTCAACTCACACCACCGGGGTTCAGGCCTCATTCTCAAAGTCATCAGCCCACCATTCCTTGGGGCGGGAGCAGTGAGCATAGTCGAGGATGAGTTCGGTAATGTGGACAAGATCTCCATCTACAACCAGAATGACTCGTCTATCCTTTCTGGTGTACCAGAAGGGTGCATCATTGGTGTGAAGGAGCCTTACTACACCATCAACGGGAAGAATGCGGATGGGAGCGAGGATTACATGATCTGTGTCGACCACCCATCAGATGTGACGCTGATTAGGTTCACCGACCCCATCATTCCTGAGCCATTGAGATTGGGACCACTGCTCAAGACGGCggaggactggaagaaggCGGGCGATACGGCGTTTTTGGAGAAGGACTTCCCAACGGCGGTGTTCTG CTACACCGAAGCTCTGGATTGTGCCGAGGATGAAGGATTCAAGCCATCAATCTACACCAAGCGCGCCGGGACAAGTCTAATTCTCGGCCGCTATGATTCCGCGAAGGAGGATGCTCTCGCCTCTCGAACGGGTACCAGCACGGACTGGAAAGCATACTACACTGCTGGGAGAGCATGCTATGGGCTTTGCAACTACTCGGAATCGAAGGAATATCTTTCCAAGGCTCTCGAgctcaacccaaccaacccagccatcaagaaggagtACGAGCGGTGTCTCGCCAGGCTGCACGAGGAGGAGACTGGCGACTACGACTTTGAAGCCATCTACAAGTCCCTCAGCCCAAAGAACGTTCACCTGGACTTGGGGTCTTTCACCCGCAACACAGAGGTAAAGGCAAGCCCGCTCCACGGAAGAGGATTGTTCGCCACCAAGGATCTCGCACCCGGGGATCTTGTCTTTGCAGAAAAGGCCACCCTGATGCCCAACCAGTACGAGCCGATGAGGGCGTCGGCTGCGCTGTATGCTTTGACCGTCCGTCAACTGCTAGACAACCCATCACTGTGCAAGTCAGTACTCCAGCTCTACCCCGGCGAGATGACCTACGAGCGAAACCCGCTCGAAGGCACCCTCGTAGATGGTGTTCCAGTCCTAgacgtcttcgtcatcgaaGGCCTCCGCAACAAGAACTGCTTCTCCGTGCCCCTGTCAACACTCGAAGACACCAGGCCAACCGCCCAAGAAGGTCGCCAAGCAAAAGGTCTCTGGGTCCACGccagcaacctcaaccacgCCTGcgtccccaacaccctccgaTCGTTCCTCGGCGACATGCTGATCTCCCGTGCGACTCGACACATCAAGGCAGGCGAGGAAATCTTCCAGCAGTATGTCCCCGTCAAATCCCTCCCTGATGTCCGCAACGGGGTGTACAAAGACGGATGGGGTTTCGAGTGCTCGTGCACCCTGTGCGTCGCCGAGCTCAAGCAATCGTCGGAGGCTAGTcgagagaagaggaaggactTGCTCGCGCAGGTGGAGAAGATCTTGAACAAGAAGACGCCGAGGGCAAAGACGATTATTCCCGACGCGACGATTCGATCGGTGGATAAGCTGATGAagcagttggaggaggcgcacGAGCCGGAGATTTACGGGCGATTGCCGAGACTGACGTTGATTTACGGGAGCaattggttggttggggcgtatagggggaagaagaactACTCCAAGACGATTAGACATGCGGTGAAGGTGCTGAGGAACTTTGGGTTTGAGATGCCGCAGGGGGCGGAGAGCCAGGACAAGGTGTGGGACCCGAGGCAGATGTTCTTTTCGGAGGAGTGGCATTCGTTGATGACGATTCATGTGGTGGTTgccttgaggaggttggcggaggcGTACaatgggttggggaagaaggagatggctgaGAGGAGTGTGGAGGCGGCCGAGTTTGGCTATATGCTCGTTACTGGGTTCAAGAATGACCTGAGCAATTTGGATAGGTAG
- a CDS encoding uncharacterized protein (EggNog:ENOG503PYSF) has product MTTENSATVPAYLSYLRHQPYLPPAPPIDEKVVPAYWAHQCAVSGKEEWDFWHGGPHTCKHGCGYKTNPTTILRNRDGQQLETIEGENLLEDRFVDWWAICCRCQRWQQNVLPAHPLHGRIQKVNGENCCDHCRNLTTSTSDCTSCLAITKYREVTRTLSGVDIPGAARSRHHQIIITRRQQSRPRFNFGGELSASSTIGDEEDKNQKGDLEDIEKTKECRNDEEENGKKEQGKERKGDDEKVL; this is encoded by the exons ATGACCACCGAAAACAGCGCCACCGTGCCGGCCTACCTGTCATACCTACGCCATCAGCCGTACTTGCCGCCCGCTCCACCGATCGACGAGAAAGTCGTGCCGGCCTACTGGGCGCATCAGTGCGCAGTCAGCGGCAAAGAAGAGTG GGACTTTTGGCACGGTGGTCCGCACACCTGCAAACATGGGTGCGGCTACAAGACGAACCCCACCACGATTCTGCGCAACAGAGACGGACAGCAGCTGGAGACCATTGAGGGCGAGAATCTGCTGGAGGATCGTTTCGTGGATTGGTGGGCGATCTGTTGCCGTTGCCAGCGGTGGCAGCAGAATGTATTGCCTGCGCATCCTCTTCATGGACGAATTCAAAAGGTCAATGGAGAAAACTGTTGCGATCACTGTCGCAACTTGACGACGAGCACCAGCGACTGCACAAGCTGTCTTGCAATCACCAAGTACCGCGAAGTCACGCGTACGTTGAGTGGGGTGGATATCCCTGGTGCCGCTCGAAGCCGGCATCACCAGATCATAATCACGAGGCGCCAGCAATCCCGCCCGAGGTTCAATTTTGGGGGCGAATTGTCCGCCAGTTCGACGattggagatgaagaggataaGAATCAGAAGGGGGATCTGGAGGATATTGAGAAAACGAAGGAATGCCGAaacgatgaggaggagaatgggaagaaggagcagggcAAGGAACGcaagggggatgatgagaaggtgTTATAG